A genomic window from Terrisporobacter glycolicus ATCC 14880 = DSM 1288 includes:
- the spoIIE gene encoding stage II sporulation protein E has translation MERNGAAIKNRGINLNKLKINKYINTKTAIFMLLGFFLSRFTIVDGVAPFGIAFFLFFVKLDQYKYQVFLSTLLGILLSFNDISSVAKYSICLVIIFAFSNKIKRLDSVAKISLLGAVILLPMSLGQTAYYGNNNIYDFIIVFMEFVVTFISSYIFSFGTKFLINNRNKMYISPEEVVSLSLLIAFSIIGIGNIGLFGVSARGVLATVLILIASILGGSTLGATSGVIVGLGFMISNVVSALYMGVYSFAGLVSGAFNKLNKYISILGYLLSWIIIYSYTSGITSNLSKIIDIAIGCLIVSLIPKSFFNKMEKLVKTKVDSNEAVYEYITRSKNLTNSKLMNIQRVYSELANTFDKVRERDKVIDQRDISTIIDLIHNDECQYCSMQRICWESKFNYTYNLIYEIIEKIEDGEISTRDIPENFRKECMKPELIVRVANYYYKLYALDYDWSMKLSESRKVISKQIKDISKSIECISKGLEHDIMLNLDKEKEIFDELQRYNIIVDKVNYIQENNDDFKIAIEMKNCRDGCLCDEKLLKIISNFLGETLDIQKIGCHCLGENCKVIFTKAEKFKVVTEVATMSRDGHIFCGDNYTFMEIYDGKYMMAISDGMGKGKKAYDESSVTIDILENMMEAKIDKEIVINTINNMLLLKSSEEIFSTLDLGIVDLKKGRLETVKMGACSTYISRENKDVDIISSSSLPVGILSEINLDRHNVKIKNGDFIIMVSDGIVDAGKNNDFGENWLIYFLKNLTTTNPKEIANQILDRALELQLGEVDDDMTVLVTKVVSN, from the coding sequence ATGGAGAGAAATGGAGCTGCAATAAAGAATAGAGGTATTAATTTAAATAAATTAAAAATAAATAAATATATAAACACAAAGACGGCGATTTTTATGCTGCTGGGATTTTTTCTTAGTCGATTCACCATTGTGGATGGGGTAGCACCCTTTGGAATAGCATTTTTCTTATTTTTTGTTAAATTAGATCAATATAAATATCAGGTATTTTTGTCAACTTTGTTGGGCATATTATTATCATTTAATGATATATCATCTGTTGCTAAGTACAGTATATGTTTAGTTATTATTTTCGCTTTTAGTAATAAGATTAAAAGGTTGGATTCTGTAGCCAAGATAAGTTTATTAGGAGCTGTAATATTACTTCCTATGTCTTTGGGACAAACAGCATATTATGGTAATAACAACATATACGATTTTATAATAGTTTTTATGGAGTTTGTAGTCACGTTTATTTCATCATATATATTTTCATTTGGGACAAAGTTTTTAATAAATAATAGGAACAAGATGTACATAAGTCCCGAGGAGGTAGTTTCCCTCAGCCTACTGATTGCCTTTAGTATAATAGGTATAGGCAATATAGGTTTATTTGGTGTTTCAGCTAGAGGGGTTTTAGCAACTGTGTTAATACTTATAGCATCTATACTTGGAGGATCAACTCTAGGTGCTACAAGTGGAGTTATCGTTGGTTTAGGTTTTATGATATCTAACGTAGTATCAGCCTTATACATGGGAGTATATTCTTTTGCAGGCCTTGTATCAGGGGCATTTAATAAATTAAATAAATATATTTCTATATTAGGATATTTATTAAGTTGGATTATAATATATTCCTATACTTCAGGAATAACTTCAAATTTATCAAAAATAATTGATATAGCCATAGGGTGTTTAATAGTTTCCTTAATACCAAAATCATTTTTTAATAAGATGGAGAAACTAGTAAAAACCAAGGTAGACTCTAACGAAGCTGTTTATGAATATATAACGAGAAGTAAAAATTTAACAAATAGCAAACTTATGAATATACAAAGAGTATATAGTGAGTTAGCTAATACTTTTGACAAGGTAAGAGAAAGAGACAAAGTAATAGACCAAAGAGATATATCTACAATAATTGATTTAATTCATAATGATGAATGCCAATATTGTAGTATGCAGCGAATTTGTTGGGAATCAAAATTTAATTATACTTACAACTTAATATATGAAATAATTGAAAAAATAGAGGATGGTGAGATAAGTACAAGGGATATTCCAGAAAATTTTAGGAAAGAGTGTATGAAGCCAGAGCTAATTGTAAGAGTAGCTAATTATTATTATAAACTATATGCTCTAGACTATGATTGGAGTATGAAACTAAGTGAAAGTAGAAAGGTTATATCAAAACAAATAAAAGACATATCCAAATCCATAGAATGTATATCCAAAGGCTTGGAGCATGATATTATGTTGAATTTGGACAAGGAAAAAGAAATCTTTGATGAGCTTCAAAGATACAATATAATTGTGGACAAGGTTAATTATATTCAAGAAAATAACGATGATTTTAAAATAGCCATCGAAATGAAAAACTGCAGAGATGGTTGCTTGTGTGATGAGAAATTATTAAAAATTATTTCTAACTTTTTAGGAGAAACTTTAGATATTCAAAAGATCGGGTGTCATTGTTTAGGAGAAAATTGTAAGGTTATTTTTACAAAAGCTGAGAAATTTAAGGTGGTCACAGAGGTAGCAACCATGTCTAGAGATGGTCATATATTCTGTGGAGACAATTATACATTCATGGAAATATATGATGGCAAATATATGATGGCAATAAGTGATGGTATGGGAAAAGGCAAAAAGGCATATGATGAATCATCTGTTACTATAGACATTTTGGAAAATATGATGGAAGCTAAAATTGACAAAGAGATAGTCATAAACACAATAAACAATATGCTTTTACTTAAATCATCGGAAGAAATTTTTTCTACACTGGATTTAGGTATAGTTGATTTGAAAAAAGGAAGGTTAGAAACTGTTAAAATGGGTGCTTGCTCAACATATATTAGTAGAGAAAATAAGGATGTGGATATAATTTCATCTTCTTCATTACCAGTTGGAATTTTATCTGAAATAAATTTAGACAGACACAATGTTAAAATAAAGAATGGTGATTTTATAATAATGGTCTCTGATGGAATTGTTGATGCTGGTAAAAATAATGACTTTGGAGAAAATTGGCTAATATACTTCCTAAAAAATTTAACAACAACTAATCCAAAGGAAATCGCAAATCAAATTTTAGACCGAGCTCTAGAATTACAGCTTGGAGAGGTAGATGATGATATGACCGTGTTGGTAACTAAAGTTGTCAGCAATTAA
- the pepF gene encoding oligoendopeptidase F encodes MGRKLLKLLIVLLLLFGIYTTRQDNYHNCATVFAQNEKDEEKPKKEIDYSKYCWNLYTLYKNDDAWSKDLKKFNQEMNELENYIGKLTKSKTHLSLGMGIKEKLDIKLNSLSAYAKLKKDLNKNSYEYLNMTEEIKKSYSRYMKITSQLELEILKLSDKDCNKYLSDKKINNKYGMYIKDIRRNQKHYLDDKSENILSNMSSINGLPSNVYDLFRNMDKKTNTTPAEYENAIQDYNREKRVEAYKNEFLPYNDNVNTLAGLLSGQVNKNVFYSSVRNYDSSLQMHLDSDNIDEKVYKGLIKTVSKNTDSLHKYISLRKKVLNLDKVYYYDMFVPIVSEYEEVVSYDKAQGMVYSALAPLGDAYGSIVYKAFNERWIDVYSKENKVSGGYCLSVYDNHPYILLNYNSSIGGVSTLVHELGHGVYEYLSTKNQNFYNSSPSIFTHEVASTTNEVLLYENLIKNAKNNKEKAYYISMYLDFIKNTLYTQTMYAEFEDYIHESAENNKQLNALVLNDKWSMLLKKYYGDDFEVDPLSMVGWARIPHFYNSFYVYKYATGCCSAVTCAQDVLKNGPDNYLNFLKKGGSDYPLNLLKSNNVDLNSQKPIKNTIDKFDQLVDELEKLLEE; translated from the coding sequence ATGGGCAGAAAGTTATTAAAATTATTAATCGTTTTATTATTATTATTTGGAATTTATACTACAAGACAAGATAATTATCATAATTGTGCTACAGTTTTTGCACAAAATGAAAAAGATGAAGAGAAACCAAAAAAAGAAATTGATTATAGTAAGTATTGTTGGAATTTATATACCTTATATAAAAATGACGATGCATGGTCAAAAGACTTAAAAAAATTTAATCAAGAGATGAATGAGCTTGAAAACTATATAGGAAAATTAACAAAATCAAAAACTCATTTATCTTTAGGAATGGGAATAAAAGAAAAACTTGATATAAAGCTAAACTCTCTATCAGCTTATGCTAAGTTAAAAAAAGATTTAAATAAGAATTCCTATGAGTATCTAAACATGACAGAAGAAATTAAAAAATCTTATTCTAGGTATATGAAGATCACATCACAGTTGGAGTTAGAAATACTTAAATTATCAGATAAAGATTGTAATAAATATCTATCCGATAAAAAAATTAATAATAAGTATGGTATGTATATAAAAGATATTAGAAGAAATCAAAAACATTATTTAGATGATAAAAGTGAAAATATATTATCAAACATGTCATCTATAAATGGACTACCTAGTAATGTTTACGATTTATTTAGAAATATGGATAAAAAAACCAATACAACTCCTGCAGAATACGAAAATGCTATACAAGACTATAATAGAGAAAAAAGAGTAGAAGCTTATAAAAATGAATTTCTTCCATATAACGATAATGTAAATACTTTAGCAGGATTGTTAAGTGGACAGGTTAATAAAAATGTGTTTTATTCTTCAGTTAGAAATTATGACTCATCTTTGCAAATGCATTTAGACTCAGATAATATAGATGAAAAAGTCTATAAAGGATTAATAAAAACTGTAAGCAAAAATACAGATAGTTTACATAAGTATATTAGTCTTAGGAAAAAAGTTTTAAACTTAGATAAAGTATATTATTATGATATGTTTGTACCTATTGTTAGTGAATACGAAGAGGTTGTTTCTTATGATAAAGCTCAAGGTATGGTTTATTCTGCTTTGGCACCTTTGGGTGATGCATATGGAAGTATAGTTTATAAGGCATTTAATGAAAGATGGATAGATGTATACTCTAAAGAAAATAAAGTTAGCGGAGGATATTGTTTATCAGTGTATGACAATCATCCTTATATACTACTTAACTATAATAGCTCTATAGGAGGGGTATCTACATTAGTTCATGAACTTGGTCATGGAGTTTATGAGTATTTAAGTACTAAAAATCAAAACTTTTATAATTCTTCTCCATCTATTTTTACTCATGAAGTAGCATCAACAACTAATGAAGTACTTCTTTATGAAAATTTGATTAAAAATGCAAAAAATAATAAAGAAAAGGCGTATTATATTAGCATGTATTTAGATTTTATAAAAAATACACTATATACACAAACTATGTATGCGGAATTTGAAGATTATATACATGAATCTGCAGAAAATAATAAACAACTAAATGCATTAGTATTAAATGATAAATGGTCTATGTTGTTGAAAAAATACTATGGAGATGATTTTGAAGTAGATCCATTATCTATGGTGGGGTGGGCTAGAATACCTCATTTTTATAATAGTTTTTATGTATATAAATATGCAACAGGATGCTGTAGTGCTGTTACTTGTGCTCAAGATGTACTAAAAAATGGACCAGATAACTATTTGAATTTCCTTAAAAAAGGTGGTTCAGATTATCCTTTAAATCTGTTAAAATCTAATAATGTTGATTTAAATAGTCAAAAGCCTATTAAAAACACTATAGATAAATTTGATCAACTGGTAGATGAGTTAGAAAAATTATTAGAAGAGTAG
- the galU gene encoding UTP--glucose-1-phosphate uridylyltransferase GalU: MQRKIRKAVIPAAGLGTRFLPATKAQPKEMLPIVDKPTLQYIIEEAVASGIEEILIITGKNKKSIEDHFDKSVELELELEQKGKTELLEIVRDISKMINIYYIRQKEPKGLGDAIYCARSFIGDEPFAVMLGDDIVDNDVPCLRQLMDAYEEYRTTILGVQTVESENVNKYGIIDAKHIEDRVYKVKDLVEKPDIDKAPSNIAILGRYIITPEIFDILEDLPIGKGGEVQLTDALKRLSKKEAMYAYNFEGRRYDVGDKLGFLEATVDFALKKDELRDDFMKYLKKVSLEDADKE, encoded by the coding sequence ATGCAAAGGAAAATAAGAAAAGCGGTGATACCTGCGGCAGGTCTCGGAACAAGATTTCTACCAGCAACAAAGGCTCAACCAAAAGAAATGTTACCTATTGTTGATAAACCAACCTTGCAATATATAATTGAGGAAGCTGTGGCTTCTGGAATAGAGGAAATATTAATAATAACTGGTAAAAATAAAAAATCTATTGAAGATCATTTTGATAAATCAGTAGAGTTAGAATTAGAACTTGAACAAAAAGGAAAGACAGAATTACTAGAAATAGTTAGAGATATATCTAAGATGATAAACATCTATTATATAAGACAAAAGGAGCCTAAGGGACTTGGAGATGCCATATATTGTGCAAGAAGTTTCATAGGAGATGAACCTTTTGCTGTCATGCTTGGAGATGATATTGTAGATAATGACGTTCCATGCTTGAGACAACTTATGGATGCTTATGAGGAATATAGAACTACTATTCTTGGAGTTCAAACAGTTGAAAGTGAAAATGTAAATAAGTATGGTATAATAGATGCCAAACATATAGAAGATAGAGTTTACAAAGTTAAGGATCTAGTTGAAAAGCCTGATATAGATAAAGCACCTTCTAATATTGCAATTTTAGGAAGATATATAATTACACCTGAAATATTTGATATACTAGAAGACTTACCTATAGGAAAAGGTGGAGAAGTTCAGTTAACAGATGCCTTAAAAAGACTATCTAAAAAAGAGGCTATGTACGCATATAATTTTGAGGGAAGAAGATACGATGTGGGGGACAAATTAGGTTTCCTAGAAGCTACTGTAGATTTTGCTCTTAAAAAAGATGAGTTAAGAGATGATTTTATGAAATATCTTAAAAAAGTTAGCCTTGAAGACGCTGATAAAGAATAG
- the glpX gene encoding class II fructose-bisphosphatase has protein sequence MDRNLALELVRVTEAAALVSSQFMGRGDKNGADGAAVEAMRRAFESVKIKGEVVIGEGELDEAPMLYIGEKVGLQTEDSMEVDIAVDPLDGTTLIAKGLPNAISVIAVGKKGSLLHAPDTYMKKIVVGPKAKGCIDLDKSVEENILSVAKALGKKTTQMTIMTQDRERHNYIIEPARKLGCQIRMFGDGDVATGIATCFEETGVDILMGIGGGPEGVITAAAIKCMGGDMQAQIYPMSEQERNRCHEMGLSDEDIEKKLTLEDLAKGDDLFFAATGITEGNLLKGVINVGDNKAKTESIVMRGKTGTIRFVDATHNLDKNEILIDLMKKYNME, from the coding sequence ATGGATAGAAATTTAGCATTAGAACTTGTAAGAGTAACAGAAGCAGCAGCATTAGTATCTTCTCAGTTTATGGGAAGAGGAGATAAAAATGGAGCAGATGGAGCTGCGGTAGAAGCGATGAGAAGAGCTTTTGAATCTGTGAAAATTAAGGGAGAAGTAGTTATTGGCGAAGGTGAGTTAGATGAAGCACCGATGCTTTATATAGGGGAAAAGGTTGGATTACAAACAGAGGATTCTATGGAAGTTGATATAGCTGTGGATCCACTTGATGGAACTACACTAATAGCAAAAGGACTGCCAAATGCCATATCAGTAATCGCTGTTGGGAAAAAAGGTTCCCTACTTCATGCCCCAGACACCTATATGAAAAAAATTGTCGTTGGGCCAAAAGCAAAAGGATGTATAGACTTAGATAAAAGTGTTGAAGAAAATATATTAAGTGTGGCAAAAGCTTTAGGTAAAAAAACTACGCAAATGACAATAATGACACAAGATAGAGAAAGACATAATTATATAATTGAACCGGCTAGAAAATTAGGTTGCCAAATAAGAATGTTTGGTGATGGAGATGTAGCTACAGGTATTGCTACTTGTTTTGAAGAAACTGGTGTAGATATACTTATGGGAATCGGTGGAGGACCAGAAGGTGTAATAACAGCAGCAGCTATAAAATGTATGGGTGGAGATATGCAAGCGCAAATTTACCCTATGAGTGAACAAGAAAGAAACAGATGTCATGAGATGGGACTATCTGATGAAGATATAGAAAAGAAATTAACTTTAGAAGATTTAGCTAAAGGTGATGATTTATTCTTTGCTGCCACAGGAATTACAGAAGGGAACTTATTAAAAGGTGTAATAAATGTAGGAGATAATAAAGCTAAAACTGAATCTATTGTAATGAGAGGAAAGACAGGAACAATAAGATTTGTAGATGCAACTCATAACCTTGATAAAAACGAAATACTTATTGATTTAATGAAAAAATATAATATGGAATAA
- the rho gene encoding transcription termination factor Rho, translating into MEELSKKTLAELRQIAKDLDIKSVTKYKKNELIELINSNSKNNNEKDKKMLGNNEVSTNKEYHNEDIEAKEQKQGRENIDNSGDRNKQFINRNSDTENFKPGDKLDNRSYVKTHSRENQNNSRNFNNNNKTSSMENRNQRNNKSNYVPKVVEESKIINEFNTSKDDEVVGVLEILPDGFGFLRGSNYQSTDEDVYVSPSQIRRFNLQTGDKVRGITRHPKTGEKFRALLFVQKVNEENPETCINRKSFVNLTPIYPEERLTLEKSQNEISTRLIDLISPIGKGQRGLIVAPPKAGKTILLKSVANSIAKNHPNVELIVLLIDERPEEVTDMRESINGDVIYSTFDQVSNHHVKVAEMVLNRAQRLVEHGKDVVILLDSITRLARAYNLTISPTGRTLSGGLDPGALHGPKKFFGAARNIRQGGSLTILATALVETGSRMDDVIFEEFKGTGNMELHLDRKLAEKRIFPAVDIYKSGTRREDLLLTEEEKTALWKLRKEMSNNSILEVTDNLIDALKKTKTNEEFIRGIK; encoded by the coding sequence ATGGAAGAATTGAGTAAAAAGACTTTAGCGGAGCTTAGACAAATAGCTAAAGACTTAGATATAAAATCAGTTACTAAATACAAAAAAAATGAATTAATTGAGTTAATTAATAGCAACTCAAAAAATAATAATGAAAAAGATAAGAAGATGTTAGGTAATAATGAAGTAAGCACAAATAAAGAATATCATAATGAAGATATAGAGGCTAAAGAACAAAAACAGGGAAGAGAAAATATAGATAATAGTGGGGACAGAAACAAACAATTTATTAATAGAAATAGTGATACGGAAAATTTTAAACCTGGTGATAAATTAGATAATAGATCTTATGTGAAAACCCATAGTAGAGAAAATCAAAACAATTCTCGTAATTTCAACAATAATAATAAAACCTCAAGTATGGAAAATAGAAATCAGAGAAATAATAAAAGTAATTATGTACCAAAAGTTGTTGAAGAATCTAAAATAATTAATGAGTTTAATACTTCTAAAGATGATGAAGTAGTTGGAGTTTTAGAAATACTTCCTGATGGATTTGGTTTCTTAAGAGGATCTAATTATCAGTCTACAGATGAAGACGTATATGTTTCTCCATCTCAAATAAGAAGATTTAACCTTCAAACAGGAGATAAAGTTAGAGGTATAACAAGACATCCAAAAACAGGAGAAAAGTTTAGAGCATTACTATTTGTACAGAAAGTTAATGAGGAAAACCCAGAAACTTGTATAAACAGAAAATCATTTGTTAACTTAACACCAATATACCCAGAGGAAAGACTGACACTTGAAAAAAGTCAAAATGAAATATCAACTAGATTAATCGATTTAATTTCGCCAATAGGGAAGGGACAAAGGGGTCTTATAGTTGCGCCACCAAAGGCAGGGAAAACTATACTTCTTAAAAGTGTGGCTAATAGCATTGCCAAAAACCATCCTAATGTGGAATTAATAGTATTACTAATAGATGAGAGACCAGAAGAAGTTACAGATATGAGAGAATCTATTAATGGTGATGTTATTTATTCAACATTTGACCAAGTATCAAATCATCATGTTAAAGTTGCAGAAATGGTATTAAATAGAGCTCAAAGACTTGTTGAACATGGAAAAGATGTTGTAATACTTCTTGATAGTATAACAAGATTAGCAAGAGCTTATAACTTAACAATATCACCAACAGGAAGAACTTTATCAGGGGGGCTTGACCCAGGAGCGCTACATGGACCTAAAAAGTTCTTCGGAGCAGCTAGAAATATTAGACAAGGTGGTTCATTAACAATACTTGCGACTGCATTAGTAGAGACGGGTTCTAGAATGGATGATGTAATATTCGAAGAATTCAAAGGAACTGGTAATATGGAGCTACATCTAGATAGAAAACTTGCCGAAAAGAGAATATTCCCTGCTGTAGATATTTATAAGTCAGGAACAAGAAGAGAAGACTTACTACTTACAGAAGAAGAAAAAACAGCTTTATGGAAACTAAGAAAAGAAATGAGCAATAACTCTATATTAGAAGTCACAGATAACCTAATTGATGCGCTAAAGAAAACAAAAACTAATGAAGAATTTATAAGAGGTATTAAGTAA